From Oenanthe melanoleuca isolate GR-GAL-2019-014 chromosome 18, OMel1.0, whole genome shotgun sequence, a single genomic window includes:
- the MRPL58 gene encoding peptidyl-tRNA hydrolase ICT1, mitochondrial, with amino-acid sequence MAAHTVRGLCRPRPALALLCARFSQRAAADTEYRSSHSLDKLYPPRQDGTASRTAEEPQPPALDIPMARLTVSYSRSSGPGGQNVNKVNSKAEVRFHLASANWIPEAVRQKMALMHRNKINRAGELIVTSEESRYQMRNLAICLEKIRTMVTEAIEKPKVVSKETTQQLIERVERMNRERLRQKKIHSAIKQSRKADFD; translated from the exons ATGGCGGCGCACACGGTGCGGGGCCTGTGCCGGCCGCGCCCGGCGCTGGCGCTTCTGTGCGCCCGCTTCTCGCAGCGGGCCGCCGCCGACACCGAATACCGGAGCTCCCACAGCCTGGACAAGCTGTACCCTCCGCGGCAGGACGGAACTGCCAGCCGCACCGCG GAGGAGCCGCAGCCGCCCGCCCTCGACATCCCCATGG CTCGCCTGACCGTGTCCTACAGCCGGAGCAGCGGCCCCGGCGGGCAGAACGTTAATAAAG TGAATTCCAAGGCAGAGGTTCGATTCCACCTGGCATCAGCCAACTGGATTCCCGAAGCTGTGAGACAGAAAATGGCTCTGATG CACAGGAATAAGATAAACAGGGCTGGTGAGCTGATTGTGACCTCGGAGGAGAGTCGCTACCAGATGAGGAATCTGGCGATTTGCCTGGAAAAAATCCGGACCATGGTCACGGAGGCGATTGAGAAACCCAAGGTGGTGTCTAAGGAGACAACACAGCAACTCATAGAGAG GGTGGAAAGAATGAACCGTGAACGGCTAcgacagaaaaaaatacactcAGCTataaaacagagcaggaaggcAGATTTTGACTGA
- the LOC130260347 gene encoding 5-hydroxytryptamine receptor 3A-like isoform X3, with the protein MGETGKAGAAPKYLCTYYDIVDYLNISSHNKLHTYILPKINLEPVEVTLDFMLVAILSVVEKLQTVSFYFVLNLEWQNPFATWDPLDFCNISEIILPMDTYWSPPIFILERVNGQDPELNYMVLTHNGSFNSTRPFQVTLTCSLIILKFPFDTQTCNLSIASFLYPVTDFVMKTRRTPAEIMKDSQSFFLTDGEWKFTNLSVIEYTEILDDKHFSVVTYLISMERRPTLYILNLILPTCALYLLDMAVLFGPSSLEEKINFQIAIILGSSMLAVILNNSLPTSSNKPPIIVVFFLGTFLLMIMAVLDTFFLLYQQRKSLRLDKVLRGFQQDPQELPKRPPGNLAKGGPQLLHLPKKAQGQGQPTKHLWQLQELDPFLPVLEKVLLYSHLFLSLFFFTVISVKWSS; encoded by the exons ATGGGAGAGACGGGAAAAG caggggctgctccaaaGTACCTCTGCACCTACTATGACATTGTTGACTACCTGAACATCTCCTCTCACAACAAGCTGCACACGTACATTCTGCCAAAGATAAATCTGGAGCCTGTGGAAGTGACGCTGGATTTCATGCTGGTGGCAATTCTCTCTGTG GTGGAAAAGCTCCAGACAGTCAGTTTTTACTTCGTCCTGAACCTG GAGTGGCAGAACCCTTTTGCAACCTGGGACCCACTGGATTTCTGtaacatttctgaaattattctgCCCATGGATACGTATTGGTCGCCCCCCATCTTCATCTTAGAGCG AGTGAATGGGCAAGACCCAGAGCTGAATTACATGGTCCTCACCCACAACGGCAGCTTCAACTCCACCCGGCCCTTCCAGGTCACCCTGACGTGCAGCCTGATAATCCTCAAGTTCCCCTTCGACACCCAGACCTGCAACTTGAGCATAGCTTCATTCCTCTACCCAG TAACAGACTTTGTCATGAAGACGAGACGGACACCAGCTGAGATCATGAAAGACAGCCAGAGTTTCTTTCTAACTGATGGAGAATGGAAGTTCACCAACCTGAGCGTCATTGAATACACAGAAATTCTGGATgacaaacatttttctgtggtCACCTATCTG ATTTCCATGGAGAGACGACCCACCCTCTATATTCTGAACCTGATCCTCCCAACATGTGCCCTGTACTTGCTGGACATGGCTGTGTTGTTTGGACCCAGCTCTCTTGAGGAGAAAATCAACTTCCAGATTGCCATCATCCTTGGCAGCTCCATGCTGGCTGTGATTCTCAACAACAGCCTCCCAACTTCCTCCAACAAACCACCCATAATAG TGGTGTTTTTCCTGGGCACCTTCCTGCTCATGATCATGGCTGTGTTAGACACCTTCTTCCTGCTGTACCAGCAGCGCAAATCCCTGCGCTTGGACAAGGTCCTCAGAGGCTTCCAGCAAG ACCCACAGGAGCTGCCCAAGAGACCCCCAGGCAACCTGGCCAAGGGGGGTCCCCAACTGCTGCACCTTCCCAAGAAGGCCCAGGGACAAGGGCAGCCAACCAAGCacctctggcagctgcaggagctaGACCCATTTCTGCCAGTTCTGGAGAAGGTGCTTCTCTACAGCCACCtcttcctgtccctgttcttttttactgtgatttctgtaaaatggagcagctga
- the LOC130260347 gene encoding 5-hydroxytryptamine receptor 3A-like isoform X5, translated as MGETGKGAAPKYLCTYYDIVDYLNISSHNKLHTYILPKINLEPVEVTLDFMLVAILSVVEKLQTVSFYFVLNLEWQNPFATWDPLDFCNISEIILPMDTYWSPPIFILERVNGQDPELNYMVLTHNGSFNSTRPFQVTLTCSLIILKFPFDTQTCNLSIASFLYPVTDFVMKTRRTPAEIMKDSQSFFLTDGEWKFTNLSVIEYTEILDDKHFSVVTYLISMERRPTLYILNLILPTCALYLLDMAVLFGPSSLEEKINFQIAIILGSSMLAVILNNSLPTSSNKPPIIVVFFLGTFLLMIMAVLDTFFLLYQQRKSLRLDKVLRGFQQDPQELPKRPPGNLAKGGPQLLHLPKKAQGQGQPTKHLWQLQELDPFLPVLEKVLLYSHLFLSLFFFTVISVKWSS; from the exons ATGGGAGAGACGGGAAAAG gggctgctccaaaGTACCTCTGCACCTACTATGACATTGTTGACTACCTGAACATCTCCTCTCACAACAAGCTGCACACGTACATTCTGCCAAAGATAAATCTGGAGCCTGTGGAAGTGACGCTGGATTTCATGCTGGTGGCAATTCTCTCTGTG GTGGAAAAGCTCCAGACAGTCAGTTTTTACTTCGTCCTGAACCTG GAGTGGCAGAACCCTTTTGCAACCTGGGACCCACTGGATTTCTGtaacatttctgaaattattctgCCCATGGATACGTATTGGTCGCCCCCCATCTTCATCTTAGAGCG AGTGAATGGGCAAGACCCAGAGCTGAATTACATGGTCCTCACCCACAACGGCAGCTTCAACTCCACCCGGCCCTTCCAGGTCACCCTGACGTGCAGCCTGATAATCCTCAAGTTCCCCTTCGACACCCAGACCTGCAACTTGAGCATAGCTTCATTCCTCTACCCAG TAACAGACTTTGTCATGAAGACGAGACGGACACCAGCTGAGATCATGAAAGACAGCCAGAGTTTCTTTCTAACTGATGGAGAATGGAAGTTCACCAACCTGAGCGTCATTGAATACACAGAAATTCTGGATgacaaacatttttctgtggtCACCTATCTG ATTTCCATGGAGAGACGACCCACCCTCTATATTCTGAACCTGATCCTCCCAACATGTGCCCTGTACTTGCTGGACATGGCTGTGTTGTTTGGACCCAGCTCTCTTGAGGAGAAAATCAACTTCCAGATTGCCATCATCCTTGGCAGCTCCATGCTGGCTGTGATTCTCAACAACAGCCTCCCAACTTCCTCCAACAAACCACCCATAATAG TGGTGTTTTTCCTGGGCACCTTCCTGCTCATGATCATGGCTGTGTTAGACACCTTCTTCCTGCTGTACCAGCAGCGCAAATCCCTGCGCTTGGACAAGGTCCTCAGAGGCTTCCAGCAAG ACCCACAGGAGCTGCCCAAGAGACCCCCAGGCAACCTGGCCAAGGGGGGTCCCCAACTGCTGCACCTTCCCAAGAAGGCCCAGGGACAAGGGCAGCCAACCAAGCacctctggcagctgcaggagctaGACCCATTTCTGCCAGTTCTGGAGAAGGTGCTTCTCTACAGCCACCtcttcctgtccctgttcttttttactgtgatttctgtaaaatggagcagctga
- the LOC130260347 gene encoding 5-hydroxytryptamine receptor 3A-like isoform X1 yields the protein MGETGKGAAPKYLCTYYDIVDYLNISSHNKLHTYILPKINLEPVEVTLDFMLVAILSVVEKLQTVSFYFVLNLEWQNPFATWDPLDFCNISEIILPMDTYWSPPIFILERVNGQDPELNYMVLTHNGSFNSTRPFQVTLTCSLIILKFPFDTQTCNLSIASFLYPAVTDFVMKTRRTPAEIMKDSQSFFLTDGEWKFTNLSVIEYTEILDDKHFSVVTYLISMERRPTLYILNLILPTCALYLLDMAVLFGPSSLEEKINFQIAIILGSSMLAVILNNSLPTSSNKPPIIGNGMQENANYPAFCVFLLFCSGVFPGHLPAHDHGCVRHLLPAVPAAQIPALGQGPQRLPARPTGAAQETPRQPGQGGSPTAAPSQEGPGTRAANQAPLAAAGARPISASSGEGASLQPPLPVPVLFYCDFCKMEQLKISSAQCQLSCSPLSCF from the exons ATGGGAGAGACGGGAAAAG gggctgctccaaaGTACCTCTGCACCTACTATGACATTGTTGACTACCTGAACATCTCCTCTCACAACAAGCTGCACACGTACATTCTGCCAAAGATAAATCTGGAGCCTGTGGAAGTGACGCTGGATTTCATGCTGGTGGCAATTCTCTCTGTG GTGGAAAAGCTCCAGACAGTCAGTTTTTACTTCGTCCTGAACCTG GAGTGGCAGAACCCTTTTGCAACCTGGGACCCACTGGATTTCTGtaacatttctgaaattattctgCCCATGGATACGTATTGGTCGCCCCCCATCTTCATCTTAGAGCG AGTGAATGGGCAAGACCCAGAGCTGAATTACATGGTCCTCACCCACAACGGCAGCTTCAACTCCACCCGGCCCTTCCAGGTCACCCTGACGTGCAGCCTGATAATCCTCAAGTTCCCCTTCGACACCCAGACCTGCAACTTGAGCATAGCTTCATTCCTCTACCCAG CAGTAACAGACTTTGTCATGAAGACGAGACGGACACCAGCTGAGATCATGAAAGACAGCCAGAGTTTCTTTCTAACTGATGGAGAATGGAAGTTCACCAACCTGAGCGTCATTGAATACACAGAAATTCTGGATgacaaacatttttctgtggtCACCTATCTG ATTTCCATGGAGAGACGACCCACCCTCTATATTCTGAACCTGATCCTCCCAACATGTGCCCTGTACTTGCTGGACATGGCTGTGTTGTTTGGACCCAGCTCTCTTGAGGAGAAAATCAACTTCCAGATTGCCATCATCCTTGGCAGCTCCATGCTGGCTGTGATTCTCAACAACAGCCTCCCAACTTCCTCCAACAAACCACCCATAATAG GCAATGGAATGCAAGAAAATGCCAATTATCcagctttctgtgttttcctgttgtTCTGCAGTGGTGTTTTTCCTGGGCACCTTCCTGCTCATGATCATGGCTGTGTTAGACACCTTCTTCCTGCTGTACCAGCAGCGCAAATCCCTGCGCTTGGACAAGGTCCTCAGAGGCTTCCAGCAAG ACCCACAGGAGCTGCCCAAGAGACCCCCAGGCAACCTGGCCAAGGGGGGTCCCCAACTGCTGCACCTTCCCAAGAAGGCCCAGGGACAAGGGCAGCCAACCAAGCacctctggcagctgcaggagctaGACCCATTTCTGCCAGTTCTGGAGAAGGTGCTTCTCTACAGCCACCtcttcctgtccctgttcttttttactgtgatttctgtaaaatggagcagctgaagatcagctctgcccagtgccagctcagTTGTTCTCCACTGTCTTGCTTCTGA
- the LOC130260347 gene encoding 5-hydroxytryptamine receptor 3A-like isoform X2, with amino-acid sequence MGETGKAGAAPKYLCTYYDIVDYLNISSHNKLHTYILPKINLEPVEVTLDFMLVAILSVVEKLQTVSFYFVLNLEWQNPFATWDPLDFCNISEIILPMDTYWSPPIFILERVNGQDPELNYMVLTHNGSFNSTRPFQVTLTCSLIILKFPFDTQTCNLSIASFLYPAVTDFVMKTRRTPAEIMKDSQSFFLTDGEWKFTNLSVIEYTEILDDKHFSVVTYLISMERRPTLYILNLILPTCALYLLDMAVLFGPSSLEEKINFQIAIILGSSMLAVILNNSLPTSSNKPPIIVVFFLGTFLLMIMAVLDTFFLLYQQRKSLRLDKVLRGFQQDPQELPKRPPGNLAKGGPQLLHLPKKAQGQGQPTKHLWQLQELDPFLPVLEKVLLYSHLFLSLFFFTVISVKWSS; translated from the exons ATGGGAGAGACGGGAAAAG caggggctgctccaaaGTACCTCTGCACCTACTATGACATTGTTGACTACCTGAACATCTCCTCTCACAACAAGCTGCACACGTACATTCTGCCAAAGATAAATCTGGAGCCTGTGGAAGTGACGCTGGATTTCATGCTGGTGGCAATTCTCTCTGTG GTGGAAAAGCTCCAGACAGTCAGTTTTTACTTCGTCCTGAACCTG GAGTGGCAGAACCCTTTTGCAACCTGGGACCCACTGGATTTCTGtaacatttctgaaattattctgCCCATGGATACGTATTGGTCGCCCCCCATCTTCATCTTAGAGCG AGTGAATGGGCAAGACCCAGAGCTGAATTACATGGTCCTCACCCACAACGGCAGCTTCAACTCCACCCGGCCCTTCCAGGTCACCCTGACGTGCAGCCTGATAATCCTCAAGTTCCCCTTCGACACCCAGACCTGCAACTTGAGCATAGCTTCATTCCTCTACCCAG CAGTAACAGACTTTGTCATGAAGACGAGACGGACACCAGCTGAGATCATGAAAGACAGCCAGAGTTTCTTTCTAACTGATGGAGAATGGAAGTTCACCAACCTGAGCGTCATTGAATACACAGAAATTCTGGATgacaaacatttttctgtggtCACCTATCTG ATTTCCATGGAGAGACGACCCACCCTCTATATTCTGAACCTGATCCTCCCAACATGTGCCCTGTACTTGCTGGACATGGCTGTGTTGTTTGGACCCAGCTCTCTTGAGGAGAAAATCAACTTCCAGATTGCCATCATCCTTGGCAGCTCCATGCTGGCTGTGATTCTCAACAACAGCCTCCCAACTTCCTCCAACAAACCACCCATAATAG TGGTGTTTTTCCTGGGCACCTTCCTGCTCATGATCATGGCTGTGTTAGACACCTTCTTCCTGCTGTACCAGCAGCGCAAATCCCTGCGCTTGGACAAGGTCCTCAGAGGCTTCCAGCAAG ACCCACAGGAGCTGCCCAAGAGACCCCCAGGCAACCTGGCCAAGGGGGGTCCCCAACTGCTGCACCTTCCCAAGAAGGCCCAGGGACAAGGGCAGCCAACCAAGCacctctggcagctgcaggagctaGACCCATTTCTGCCAGTTCTGGAGAAGGTGCTTCTCTACAGCCACCtcttcctgtccctgttcttttttactgtgatttctgtaaaatggagcagctga
- the LOC130260347 gene encoding 5-hydroxytryptamine receptor 3A-like isoform X4, with the protein MGETGKGAAPKYLCTYYDIVDYLNISSHNKLHTYILPKINLEPVEVTLDFMLVAILSVVEKLQTVSFYFVLNLEWQNPFATWDPLDFCNISEIILPMDTYWSPPIFILERVNGQDPELNYMVLTHNGSFNSTRPFQVTLTCSLIILKFPFDTQTCNLSIASFLYPAVTDFVMKTRRTPAEIMKDSQSFFLTDGEWKFTNLSVIEYTEILDDKHFSVVTYLISMERRPTLYILNLILPTCALYLLDMAVLFGPSSLEEKINFQIAIILGSSMLAVILNNSLPTSSNKPPIIVVFFLGTFLLMIMAVLDTFFLLYQQRKSLRLDKVLRGFQQDPQELPKRPPGNLAKGGPQLLHLPKKAQGQGQPTKHLWQLQELDPFLPVLEKVLLYSHLFLSLFFFTVISVKWSS; encoded by the exons ATGGGAGAGACGGGAAAAG gggctgctccaaaGTACCTCTGCACCTACTATGACATTGTTGACTACCTGAACATCTCCTCTCACAACAAGCTGCACACGTACATTCTGCCAAAGATAAATCTGGAGCCTGTGGAAGTGACGCTGGATTTCATGCTGGTGGCAATTCTCTCTGTG GTGGAAAAGCTCCAGACAGTCAGTTTTTACTTCGTCCTGAACCTG GAGTGGCAGAACCCTTTTGCAACCTGGGACCCACTGGATTTCTGtaacatttctgaaattattctgCCCATGGATACGTATTGGTCGCCCCCCATCTTCATCTTAGAGCG AGTGAATGGGCAAGACCCAGAGCTGAATTACATGGTCCTCACCCACAACGGCAGCTTCAACTCCACCCGGCCCTTCCAGGTCACCCTGACGTGCAGCCTGATAATCCTCAAGTTCCCCTTCGACACCCAGACCTGCAACTTGAGCATAGCTTCATTCCTCTACCCAG CAGTAACAGACTTTGTCATGAAGACGAGACGGACACCAGCTGAGATCATGAAAGACAGCCAGAGTTTCTTTCTAACTGATGGAGAATGGAAGTTCACCAACCTGAGCGTCATTGAATACACAGAAATTCTGGATgacaaacatttttctgtggtCACCTATCTG ATTTCCATGGAGAGACGACCCACCCTCTATATTCTGAACCTGATCCTCCCAACATGTGCCCTGTACTTGCTGGACATGGCTGTGTTGTTTGGACCCAGCTCTCTTGAGGAGAAAATCAACTTCCAGATTGCCATCATCCTTGGCAGCTCCATGCTGGCTGTGATTCTCAACAACAGCCTCCCAACTTCCTCCAACAAACCACCCATAATAG TGGTGTTTTTCCTGGGCACCTTCCTGCTCATGATCATGGCTGTGTTAGACACCTTCTTCCTGCTGTACCAGCAGCGCAAATCCCTGCGCTTGGACAAGGTCCTCAGAGGCTTCCAGCAAG ACCCACAGGAGCTGCCCAAGAGACCCCCAGGCAACCTGGCCAAGGGGGGTCCCCAACTGCTGCACCTTCCCAAGAAGGCCCAGGGACAAGGGCAGCCAACCAAGCacctctggcagctgcaggagctaGACCCATTTCTGCCAGTTCTGGAGAAGGTGCTTCTCTACAGCCACCtcttcctgtccctgttcttttttactgtgatttctgtaaaatggagcagctga